The Canis lupus familiaris isolate Mischka breed German Shepherd chromosome 19, alternate assembly UU_Cfam_GSD_1.0, whole genome shotgun sequence genome contains a region encoding:
- the LOC119877289 gene encoding uncharacterized protein LOC119877289: protein MSSVVTEVTFLWENRFETAELGSWASLRRPRSGRQSQVLQSSRLSCGPATTIPGARQDPSSPDSPEAPDHAYPLRLREAPPPASGETGAGRAERLVAPARRPRGAASLLSKRLAGTVGGRAVAVWSAGQQRAPSSLGLAVAPQLSREQRRKSWPSSSEDQNDLLYCKVLTLDIDENLHKPAYLSATEELSRFLQVEMFKYVFRTLMGETVALSHF, encoded by the exons ATGTCCTCTGTGGTCACAGAGGTCACATTCCTGTGGG aaaatcgcTTTGAAACTGCCGAACTGGGATCCTGGGCCTCACTCCGCAGGCCTCGGAGCGGGCGTCAGAGCCAGGTTTTGCAGTCCTCTCGCCTCAGCTGCGGCCCCGCGACCACAATTCCAGGTGCCCGCCAGGACCCTTCGAGCCCCGACAGCCCGGAAGCGCCTGACCACGCCTACCCACTGCGCCTGCGCGAGGCGCCCCCTCCGGCGAGCGGGGAGACTGGCGCTGGGCGGGCCGAGAGGCTCGTCGCGCCTGCGCGAAGGCCCCGGGGAGCAGCGTCGTTACTTTCCAAACGACTGGCGGGAACCGTTGGAGGCCGTGCGGTCGCCGTCTGGTCTGCCGGGCAGCAGCGCGCTCCCTCGTCCCTAGGCCTGGCCGTGGCGCCGCAGCTCTCCCGCGAGCAGAGGCGGAAATCGTGGCCCAGTTCTTCT GAAGACCAAAATGATCTTTTGTACTGCAAGGTGCTAACACTTGATATAGATGAAAATCTACATAAACCAGCATATCTCTCTGCAACAG AGGAATTAAGCAGATTCTTACAGgttgaaatgtttaaatatgtctTCAGAACACTCATGGGAGAAACAGTAGCTCTGTCACATTTTTAG